Within the Polymorphobacter megasporae genome, the region CGCGACCCGCGGGTGCGGCGCGGCGGCGTAGCCCGGCGGAGCCCAGCGCGCCGGGTCGGTCGCCAGCATCGGGTTCGCGGCCCACGCCGTTGGCAGCGCATAGTCGGGCGGCGGCGCAACACGGCTGTCGGCGAAGCGCACCGTCGGCACCAGCGCCGCCGCGATCAACCGCGCGCCGAACAGCCGGTACGCCAGCGCCGCCCCGACGACGAGCACGATGACGGCGGCGATGATCCACAGGAAGCGGCGTGCGAGCATGGCTTTAACTCTCCGCAGCGGGCCATAGCATGACGATATCGATCCGAGATATGGGTCCGGCAACAGATACGGCTGCGGCACGTTATGCCGCGGCAACGAAGGAGCGCGGGCATGCGGCTGGACGACGAACGCGAGAGCAGCAATGTCGAGGACGACCGCGGCCAGGGTGGCGGCGGCGGGTTCGGCTTCGGCGGCGGCGGTGGCGGCGGCATCGGCGGCGGGCTCGTCCCGATGCTGTTCGGCTTCGTCCTCAGCCGCTTCGGCTGCGGCGGGGTCGTCGTGTTGGGCATCATCGTGCTGATCTTCGGCGGCCTCGGCAATCTCGGCAGTCTCGTCGGCGGGCTTGGCGGCGGCGGGAGCAGCGCCCCGACCCAGCAGATCGGCCAACCGCAGGACGACGTCGCCGCCCCCGGCCCGGCCGCGGCCACCGGTCAGGAAGACTCGAGCAAGCGTTTCGTCCGCAAGGTCCTCGCCTCGACCGAGGATACTTGGGCGAAGCTCCTCCCGGCACAGGCCAACGTCCGCTACGTTGACCCCAAGCTCGTCCTCTACACCGGCCGGACCCAGTCGAAATGCGGCGGCGCATCCTCGGCATCGGGGCCGTTCTACTGCCCCGCCGACAGCAA harbors:
- the ypfJ gene encoding KPN_02809 family neutral zinc metallopeptidase, with the translated sequence MRLDDERESSNVEDDRGQGGGGGFGFGGGGGGGIGGGLVPMLFGFVLSRFGCGGVVVLGIIVLIFGGLGNLGSLVGGLGGGGSSAPTQQIGQPQDDVAAPGPAAATGQEDSSKRFVRKVLASTEDTWAKLLPAQANVRYVDPKLVLYTGRTQSKCGGASSASGPFYCPADSKVYLDTSFFDELSSRFGAPGDFAQAYVIAHEIGHHVQNLLGISDQAEAAMSRGSARQRNAVSVRLELQADCFAGVWAHANPDLLSPGDVEEALKAATAIGDDRLQQAAQGTVVPDSFTHGSSAQRVHWLQQGLTDGTIAGCNTFKDGAV